From the Paenibacillus sp. R14(2021) genome, the window ATCCCTCGTTTTCTCTTCCTATTTACCAACTATTATACCAAATATGATTCGATATAAACGTTTAGCGAGCGCCTGATTTACAGGTGACTTATTTTTGAGAATCAAGCGTCGACTACATATTCGCGAATGGCATCTGATGATACCTTTGCAATTTGGATTCTTTCAGGAGTGTCATACGTTTTAGCTATCATTTCAAACTTATCTGTATTTGCCATGATTACGCCTCCACTCTGCCTATTCCAAACCTATGCTCGGTAAAGCGTCTTTCCAAGCTTGCTCCCCTTGACTTAAGTCAATGAACGTAAAAATCAGCCCAGTTACAATGGAGTCACTACGTATAACTAGGGGGGTCTCTGATGGTTACCCAAAGAAGAGAGCGATCGGATCAACGAAAATCAGCTCTAATTGCCGGCACAGCACTCATGATCATGACGCTTGCCGCACTTTTCTCGTATGGCTTCGTGCATACAAGGCTTATGGAACAAGGGAATGCGGGCGCCATCGTTCAGCGCATCATTTCGCAAAACCATCTTTTCAAAGCTGAAATCTTGGGTTGGATGATCATCCTGCTATGCGATATTGTGGTCGCTTGGTCTTCCTATGTATTCCTGAAGCCAACAAATAAGAATCTAGCCCTGCTCGGTGCATGGCTCCGTCTTGTTTATGCGACGCTATTGGGAATAGCGATCACAAATTTATTATTCGTTCTGCTGCTTACGAACAGGACCGATTATTTATCGAGCTTTACCCCAAATCAACTTGGCGCACAAGTGATGTTGCATTTGAAAGCCTTTGAATCCATTTGGTCCGTTGGTTTAATCGTCTTTGGCGCGCATCTGCTGATTTTGGGAATATTGACTTTCCAATCAGACAGCGTACCGCGCTGGATCGGCATCCTGCTGCTGTTAGCTTCAATGGGCTATATTCTCATTCACCTAGATAAACTATTTTTTGCGGATTACGGTGAAATCGGAACGATCCTTGAAGCTATTTTCATTGTACCTATGACATTGGGGGAAATAGGTTTTGGATTATGGTTGCTGTTTAGGGGAGGG encodes:
- a CDS encoding DUF4386 domain-containing protein translates to MVTQRRERSDQRKSALIAGTALMIMTLAALFSYGFVHTRLMEQGNAGAIVQRIISQNHLFKAEILGWMIILLCDIVVAWSSYVFLKPTNKNLALLGAWLRLVYATLLGIAITNLLFVLLLTNRTDYLSSFTPNQLGAQVMLHLKAFESIWSVGLIVFGAHLLILGILTFQSDSVPRWIGILLLLASMGYILIHLDKLFFADYGEIGTILEAIFIVPMTLGEIGFGLWLLFRGGK